In Halococcus saccharolyticus DSM 5350, a single genomic region encodes these proteins:
- a CDS encoding DUF302 domain-containing protein, with amino-acid sequence MTTLDHAANAASVGMELRPTTLLVFGNPNVGTPLMQASQTTGVDLPQKILVYEDENGRTNVVYNSPAYLAARHDITGQDERLGTIDSVLETLAGSDVNRPRTNPNALLGDGNGVVTVAGGESVDATVGRVQRTLESADGISVVTTLDHAANADSVGMELRPTTVVLFANPKLGTPLMQASQTTGIDLPQKLLVYEDENGAVRVGYNDPQYVAARHGITGQSERLATIENALRMIAIGQ; translated from the coding sequence GTGACGACTCTCGATCACGCCGCGAACGCCGCCTCGGTCGGGATGGAGCTCCGACCGACGACGCTGCTAGTCTTTGGTAATCCGAACGTCGGCACACCACTGATGCAGGCGAGTCAAACGACGGGAGTCGATCTGCCGCAGAAGATACTGGTCTACGAGGACGAAAACGGCCGAACGAACGTGGTATACAACAGTCCGGCGTATCTCGCGGCACGACACGACATCACTGGCCAGGACGAGCGCCTCGGAACCATCGACAGTGTACTCGAAACGCTCGCTGGTAGTGACGTGAACCGACCGAGGACGAACCCGAACGCCTTGCTTGGGGACGGCAACGGCGTCGTGACCGTCGCGGGCGGCGAGAGCGTGGACGCGACCGTCGGTCGCGTTCAGCGCACGCTCGAATCGGCCGACGGTATCTCGGTCGTGACGACGCTCGACCACGCCGCGAACGCTGACTCGGTCGGGATGGAGCTCCGACCAACCACGGTCGTCCTGTTCGCCAATCCAAAGCTCGGGACGCCGTTGATGCAGGCGAGTCAAACGACGGGAATCGATCTGCCGCAGAAACTACTGGTCTACGAGGACGAAAACGGAGCGGTCAGGGTGGGATACAACGATCCGCAGTACGTCGCCGCCCGTCATGGAATCACCGGCCAGAGCGAGCGTCTGGCGACGATCGAGAACGCGTTGCGGATGATCGCCATAGGGCAATAG
- the nuoL gene encoding NADH-quinone oxidoreductase subunit L: MVAFDYAPAIALLPFASFVIALFGGRFLPKKGAFAGILATAGSLVLSIWMALTVAGGNTYNQELYTFVAAGGIELHLGVLIDPLAALMLIIVSLVAFLVHVFSLGYMNDEGEPGLPRYYAGLGLFTASMLGFVIADNLFMAFMFFEMVGLCSWLLIGHWYRDDAPPSAAKKAFLVTRFGDYFFLVGVVGILATFGTAKFAGEESFPGLAEVVLGEGSAGAVSTFGFAPETWFTILGLLVLGGVIGKSAQFPLHTWLPDAMEGPTPVSALIHAATMVAAGVYLVARMYGFYALLPTVLAIIAFIGGFTALFAATMGVVKREIKQVLAYSTISQYGYMMLALGAGGYVAATFHLMTHAFFKALLFLGAGSVIIAMHHNENMWDMGGLKDRMPVTYYTFLAGSLALAGIFPFAGFWSKDEVLYEALIHGLGSSPLLLGAYAMGLLAVPITAFYTFRMVLLTFHGEPRSDTARNPHGVGWNVKAPLVVLGVLAVVAGFINMLPVQKVLGIEGIDFLHQWLDGGFEGLTAHHYGDLTGYASGYIGSESITVLLGVVASLGLALAGAGLAYTLYRGPDPDHHTDRLGNAKTVLMSNYYQDEYQVWLADATARVARAADTFDQGIIDGTVNGVSSVSLFSGSRIKRIQTGIVTNYAALLSLGLVALLVIFGLIGGWF; this comes from the coding sequence ATGGTGGCATTCGACTACGCACCCGCGATTGCACTCCTGCCGTTCGCATCGTTCGTGATCGCACTGTTTGGCGGCCGATTCCTCCCGAAGAAGGGCGCGTTTGCGGGCATCCTCGCGACGGCCGGCTCGCTCGTGCTCTCGATCTGGATGGCGCTCACCGTCGCTGGCGGCAACACCTACAACCAGGAACTCTACACGTTCGTCGCCGCCGGGGGGATCGAACTCCATCTCGGGGTACTGATCGATCCGCTCGCGGCGCTCATGCTGATCATCGTCTCACTGGTCGCCTTCCTCGTCCACGTGTTCAGCCTCGGATACATGAACGACGAGGGTGAGCCGGGACTGCCCCGGTACTACGCCGGCCTCGGCCTCTTCACAGCGAGCATGCTCGGGTTCGTGATCGCCGACAACCTGTTCATGGCGTTCATGTTCTTCGAGATGGTCGGGCTGTGCTCGTGGCTGCTGATCGGTCACTGGTACCGCGACGACGCGCCGCCGAGCGCGGCGAAGAAAGCGTTCCTCGTCACGCGCTTCGGGGACTACTTCTTCCTCGTCGGCGTCGTCGGCATCCTCGCCACCTTCGGCACCGCAAAATTCGCTGGTGAGGAGAGTTTCCCCGGGCTGGCCGAGGTGGTGCTCGGCGAAGGGAGTGCGGGCGCGGTCTCGACGTTCGGTTTCGCCCCCGAGACGTGGTTCACGATCCTCGGTCTCCTCGTCCTCGGCGGCGTGATCGGGAAGTCGGCGCAGTTCCCGCTGCACACGTGGCTCCCCGACGCGATGGAGGGCCCGACGCCTGTTTCGGCGCTGATCCACGCCGCGACGATGGTCGCCGCCGGTGTGTACCTCGTCGCCCGGATGTACGGCTTCTACGCGCTGCTCCCGACCGTGCTCGCGATCATCGCGTTCATCGGCGGGTTCACCGCGCTGTTCGCGGCGACGATGGGCGTCGTCAAGCGCGAGATCAAGCAGGTGCTCGCGTACTCGACCATCTCACAGTACGGCTACATGATGCTCGCGCTCGGTGCTGGGGGGTACGTCGCCGCGACCTTCCACCTGATGACCCACGCCTTTTTCAAGGCGCTGCTGTTCCTCGGTGCCGGCTCGGTCATCATCGCGATGCACCACAACGAGAACATGTGGGACATGGGCGGGCTCAAGGACAGAATGCCTGTGACCTACTACACCTTCCTCGCGGGCTCGCTCGCGCTCGCGGGTATCTTCCCGTTCGCGGGCTTCTGGTCGAAAGACGAGGTGCTCTACGAGGCGCTGATCCACGGGCTCGGATCGAGTCCACTCTTGCTCGGCGCGTACGCCATGGGACTGCTCGCGGTGCCAATCACCGCCTTCTACACCTTCCGGATGGTGCTGCTCACCTTCCACGGCGAACCACGCAGCGATACGGCCCGGAACCCACACGGAGTCGGCTGGAACGTCAAAGCTCCCCTCGTCGTCCTCGGGGTGCTGGCGGTCGTCGCCGGCTTCATCAACATGCTGCCGGTGCAGAAAGTCCTCGGGATCGAGGGGATCGACTTCCTCCACCAGTGGCTCGACGGCGGGTTCGAGGGATTGACTGCCCACCACTACGGCGACCTCACCGGCTACGCGAGCGGCTACATCGGCAGTGAGTCCATAACTGTGCTGCTCGGCGTGGTCGCCTCGCTCGGGCTGGCGCTCGCCGGCGCGGGCCTCGCCTACACGCTCTACCGTGGCCCCGATCCTGACCACCACACCGACCGACTCGGTAACGCGAAGACGGTTCTCATGAGCAACTACTATCAAGACGAGTATCAGGTCTGGCTGGCCGACGCGACCGCGCGGGTCGCCCGCGCGGCCGACACGTTCGACCAAGGTATCATCGACGGCACGGTCAACGGCGTGTCGAGCGTGAGCCTGTTTTCGGGCAGCCGGATCAAACGGATCCAGACGGGTATCGTGACGAACTACGCTGCGCTCCTCTCGCTCGGCCTGGTCGCGCTCCTCGTGATCTTCGGCCTGATCGGGGGGTGGTTCTGA
- a CDS encoding NADH-quinone oxidoreductase subunit J produces MAALPYEAIAFALFALVTVASSLGVVLVEDVWHSALLLGVSLLSVAVHYVMLNAEFLAAMQILVYVGGVLILITFAVMLTRTDDPKEAVS; encoded by the coding sequence ATGGCAGCCTTACCGTACGAGGCGATTGCGTTCGCGCTGTTCGCACTCGTCACCGTGGCGAGCAGTCTCGGGGTCGTGCTCGTGGAGGACGTGTGGCACTCCGCGCTGCTGCTCGGGGTGTCGCTTCTGAGCGTCGCCGTCCACTACGTGATGCTCAACGCGGAGTTCCTCGCGGCGATGCAGATCCTGGTGTACGTCGGCGGGGTGCTCATCCTGATCACCTTCGCCGTCATGCTCACTCGAACTGACGATCCGAAGGAGGCGGTTTCGTGA
- a CDS encoding NuoI/complex I 23 kDa subunit family protein → MIGILKSMATTMKHALDGSTFTVEYPDVAPEVSPRFRGVHKFSQERCIWCRQCENVCPNDTIQIVMDEQRNGEQYNLHIGQCIYCRLCEEVCPVDAILLTQNFEFTGDTKDDLAYNKEQLKNVPWYKDIDPLESREPDRGAWIGEGEGEVDYQ, encoded by the coding sequence ATGATCGGAATCCTCAAATCGATGGCAACGACGATGAAACACGCGCTCGACGGCTCGACGTTCACTGTCGAGTACCCCGACGTCGCACCCGAGGTCAGTCCCCGTTTCCGAGGGGTCCACAAGTTCAGCCAGGAGCGCTGCATCTGGTGTCGTCAGTGTGAGAACGTCTGTCCGAACGACACGATCCAGATCGTGATGGACGAGCAGCGCAACGGCGAGCAGTACAACCTCCACATCGGCCAGTGCATCTACTGCCGTCTGTGCGAGGAAGTCTGTCCCGTCGACGCCATCCTCCTGACCCAGAACTTCGAGTTCACCGGCGACACCAAGGACGACCTCGCATACAACAAAGAGCAGTTGAAGAACGTTCCGTGGTACAAGGACATCGACCCGCTCGAATCTCGTGAACCCGACCGCGGCGCGTGGATCGGCGAGGGCGAAGGCGAAGTGGACTATCAGTAG
- a CDS encoding NADH-quinone oxidoreductase subunit D has translation MSLERPRDRSQTVGVTDDGLDYDALADLLGDTVVSRETHRNAEAFVVRPDEVQDALFALRDEAGFDHCSNVTAQEYEDRFESIYHLKKYEDPTQEVSVVVPTSRENPVSQSAEPVYRTADWHEREAYDLVGIEYDDHPDLRRILLPETWQGHPMGLDYNQDKPQVVTLESHANPIADDHKEDGSDTMFLNIGPHHPATHGVLHVETVLSGEQVAHVDPDIGYLHRCEEQMAQNGKYRHEIMPYPDRWDYVSAGILNEWAYARTAEDLAGLDVPEYAQVIRTMSAEFCRIAAHMLALGTFALDVYGEFTATFMYTFRDREVVEDILEDLTGQRLMFNYMRLGGVAWDLPEPREDFFEKIRDFLDGLPEKLDEYHDLITSNEIFQLRCVDTGVLDAETAKQYGATGPVARASGVDYDLRRDDPYGYYDELDWDVITAEEGDNYARVLCRMQEVEQSARIIEQCVDLLEDWPEDDREIQSNVPRTLRPDEDAEIYRAVEGAKGELGIYIRSDGTDKPARFKIRSPCFSNLQTLPEMAEGEYIPDLIASLASLDIVLGEVDR, from the coding sequence ATGAGCCTTGAACGACCACGCGACCGGTCTCAAACTGTGGGCGTCACCGACGACGGTCTCGACTACGACGCGCTCGCCGACCTCCTCGGCGACACGGTAGTGAGCCGGGAGACCCACCGGAACGCGGAAGCGTTCGTCGTCCGACCGGACGAGGTCCAGGACGCGCTGTTCGCGCTGCGCGACGAGGCGGGGTTCGATCATTGTTCGAACGTCACCGCCCAGGAGTACGAGGATCGCTTCGAGTCGATCTACCACCTGAAGAAGTACGAGGATCCCACTCAGGAGGTTTCGGTCGTCGTACCGACCTCTCGGGAAAATCCGGTGAGCCAGAGCGCGGAGCCGGTCTACCGGACGGCGGACTGGCACGAGCGCGAGGCGTACGATCTCGTGGGGATCGAGTACGACGACCACCCCGATCTCCGGCGGATTCTACTGCCCGAGACGTGGCAGGGGCATCCGATGGGGCTTGACTACAATCAGGACAAGCCCCAGGTCGTCACCCTCGAATCACACGCCAACCCGATCGCCGACGACCACAAGGAGGACGGTTCGGACACGATGTTCCTCAACATCGGGCCTCACCACCCCGCGACTCACGGCGTGCTCCACGTCGAGACGGTACTCTCCGGCGAGCAGGTCGCCCACGTCGATCCCGACATCGGCTACCTCCACCGGTGTGAGGAGCAGATGGCTCAGAACGGGAAGTACCGCCACGAGATCATGCCCTACCCCGACCGCTGGGACTATGTCTCGGCGGGCATCCTGAACGAGTGGGCCTACGCCCGCACCGCCGAGGATCTCGCGGGTCTCGACGTGCCGGAGTACGCCCAGGTCATCCGGACGATGTCGGCGGAGTTCTGCCGGATCGCGGCCCACATGCTCGCACTCGGTACGTTCGCACTCGACGTCTACGGCGAGTTCACCGCGACGTTCATGTACACGTTCCGGGACCGCGAAGTCGTCGAGGACATTCTCGAAGACCTCACGGGCCAGCGGCTGATGTTCAACTACATGCGGCTCGGGGGCGTGGCGTGGGATCTGCCCGAACCGCGTGAGGACTTTTTCGAGAAGATCCGGGACTTCCTCGACGGCCTCCCCGAGAAGCTCGACGAGTACCACGACCTGATCACCTCGAACGAGATCTTCCAGCTCCGCTGTGTCGACACGGGTGTGCTCGACGCCGAGACGGCCAAACAGTACGGAGCGACGGGTCCGGTCGCCCGCGCCTCGGGCGTCGACTACGACCTCCGGCGCGACGATCCCTACGGCTACTACGACGAACTCGATTGGGACGTCATCACTGCCGAGGAGGGCGACAACTACGCTCGCGTGCTCTGTCGGATGCAGGAGGTCGAGCAGTCCGCACGGATCATCGAGCAGTGTGTCGACCTGCTCGAAGACTGGCCGGAAGACGATCGCGAGATCCAGTCGAACGTTCCCCGTACCCTCCGGCCGGACGAGGACGCCGAAATCTACCGGGCGGTCGAGGGCGCGAAGGGCGAACTCGGGATCTACATCCGGAGCGATGGCACCGACAAGCCCGCTCGGTTCAAGATCCGGAGTCCGTGCTTTTCGAATCTCCAAACGCTTCCCGAGATGGCCGAAGGCGAGTATATCCCTGATCTGATCGCTTCCCTGGCGAGTCTCGATATCGTGCTCGGTGAGGTCGATAGATGA
- the nuoK gene encoding NADH-quinone oxidoreductase subunit NuoK: MVPAQYYLVLSAAMFCIGLFGILTRRNALLFLMSVEIMLTAGNINLVAFSLQYGNLTGQVFSLFTIALAAAEVAVGIGIILVLYRNFRGVDVTKATTMRW; encoded by the coding sequence ATGGTTCCCGCCCAGTACTATCTCGTGCTCTCGGCCGCGATGTTTTGCATCGGGCTGTTCGGCATCTTGACGCGGCGGAACGCGTTGCTGTTCCTGATGAGCGTCGAGATCATGCTCACCGCCGGCAACATCAATCTCGTCGCGTTCTCGCTTCAGTACGGGAACCTCACCGGACAGGTGTTCAGCCTGTTCACGATCGCGCTCGCCGCGGCGGAGGTCGCGGTCGGTATCGGTATCATCCTCGTCCTCTACCGCAACTTCCGCGGCGTGGACGTAACGAAAGCGACGACTATGAGGTGGTAA
- a CDS encoding NADH-quinone oxidoreductase subunit B yields the protein MSSDSQLTNADAQTTQEARMGGGTDNRFNSKLREAFGSSPFVLTKFDSFMNWVRSSSMFMLQFGIACCSIEMMHTYAVKHDLDRFGAGVPRASPRQADVIIVPGTIVSKFGPRMKRVYDQMPEPKFVVSMGSCTISGGPFQQGYNVVKGAEEIIPVDIHVPGCPPRPEALVYGVAKLQERIGEGETAPVTVKPYELEEFGDLERDELVTKLADDIDEDTLVMRYNWNDSP from the coding sequence ATGAGCAGCGACAGCCAACTCACGAACGCGGACGCACAGACCACCCAGGAGGCCCGAATGGGCGGGGGCACGGACAACCGGTTCAACTCCAAGCTCCGGGAGGCGTTCGGCTCCTCGCCGTTCGTCCTCACGAAGTTCGACTCCTTCATGAACTGGGTCCGGAGCTCCTCGATGTTCATGCTCCAGTTCGGGATCGCCTGCTGTTCCATCGAGATGATGCACACCTACGCGGTGAAACACGACCTCGATCGGTTCGGCGCGGGCGTCCCCCGAGCTTCGCCCCGGCAGGCCGACGTGATCATCGTTCCCGGAACGATCGTCTCGAAGTTCGGCCCGCGGATGAAGCGGGTGTACGACCAGATGCCCGAGCCGAAGTTCGTGGTCTCGATGGGATCGTGCACCATCTCGGGTGGGCCGTTCCAGCAGGGGTACAACGTCGTGAAGGGCGCAGAGGAGATCATTCCCGTCGACATCCACGTTCCGGGCTGTCCGCCCCGACCCGAGGCGCTGGTCTACGGCGTCGCCAAGCTTCAAGAGCGTATCGGCGAGGGCGAGACCGCGCCCGTGACCGTGAAACCCTACGAACTCGAAGAGTTCGGCGACCTCGAACGCGACGAGCTGGTGACGAAGCTCGCCGACGACATCGACGAGGACACGCTCGTGATGCGGTACAACTGGAACGATTCGCCATGA
- a CDS encoding NADH-quinone oxidoreductase subunit J, with protein MTTRPKLKTDGNFLPGLIALALFGVFAAVFLTASFPDPTGFAGDGSITASIGYAMFNLPGGVHPSEGFLVAFIVIAVVLDAALDASVMLAKTEEDGRIAGALRFGSNSTDDATDDSSARTDGGRDRSRGEEGR; from the coding sequence GTGACGACTCGCCCCAAGCTGAAGACGGACGGGAACTTTCTACCCGGGCTGATCGCGCTCGCGCTGTTCGGCGTGTTTGCGGCCGTCTTTCTGACAGCCTCGTTCCCGGACCCGACCGGCTTCGCCGGCGACGGGTCGATCACCGCCTCGATCGGCTACGCGATGTTCAACCTCCCCGGCGGCGTCCACCCGAGCGAGGGCTTTCTCGTCGCGTTCATCGTCATCGCGGTCGTCCTCGACGCCGCACTCGATGCGTCGGTGATGCTCGCGAAAACCGAGGAGGATGGTCGGATCGCCGGCGCACTCCGGTTCGGATCGAACAGCACCGACGACGCCACTGACGACAGTTCCGCCCGCACCGACGGCGGCCGTGACCGCTCCCGCGGCGAGGAGGGACGCTGA
- a CDS encoding complex I subunit 1/NuoH family protein, with protein MSPSEVLFQAANASNATNATNGTGGANATGAANATNATNASAGGAAGGGQTFPETLSQLLGFGANPDPGLQFIFGIVGASLIAVIFLTFAAVGGIWGKRKITAAFTDRIAVNRVGPFGLLIIVADAVRLLSKEVIIPDSVDRPAFDIAPFLVPFSALLGFAVIPLGSGLQLADPETGFVFVFAASSIASLGLLMSGYASNNKYSFLGGLRALAQNIAYEIPLVVTAASVVVFAGTLRMSEIVAMQSEALVTIAGVSIPSWFAFVNPFAFVLFLIANLAEVGRNPFDTPEAPGELVAGYMTEYSGAYFVLLYLGEFLHIFLGGAIVATLFLGGPAGPVLPGIVWMLLKILAVYLFTQWARSAIPRVRIDQLIEIGWKGLLVMSFANLVLTAIIVGFIA; from the coding sequence ATGAGCCCGAGCGAGGTCCTGTTCCAGGCGGCGAACGCCTCGAACGCCACCAACGCGACGAACGGCACTGGCGGGGCGAACGCGACCGGCGCAGCCAATGCGACGAACGCCACGAACGCCTCCGCGGGCGGCGCGGCCGGCGGTGGCCAGACGTTCCCGGAGACGCTGAGCCAGCTCCTCGGGTTCGGTGCCAACCCCGATCCGGGTCTCCAGTTCATCTTCGGGATCGTCGGCGCGTCGCTGATCGCGGTGATCTTCCTGACGTTCGCGGCGGTCGGGGGGATCTGGGGCAAGCGGAAGATCACGGCGGCGTTCACCGATCGGATCGCGGTCAACCGGGTCGGCCCGTTCGGTCTGCTGATCATCGTGGCCGACGCCGTCCGGCTGCTCTCGAAGGAGGTCATCATCCCCGATAGCGTCGATCGGCCGGCGTTCGACATTGCGCCGTTCCTCGTGCCGTTCTCGGCACTGCTCGGGTTCGCGGTGATTCCGCTGGGGTCCGGTCTCCAGCTCGCCGACCCCGAGACCGGGTTCGTGTTCGTGTTCGCCGCGTCGTCGATCGCGTCGCTCGGGCTGTTGATGTCGGGCTATGCGTCGAACAACAAGTACTCGTTCCTCGGCGGGCTGCGCGCGCTCGCCCAGAACATCGCCTACGAGATCCCGCTCGTCGTGACCGCGGCCTCGGTCGTCGTCTTCGCCGGGACGCTTCGGATGAGTGAGATCGTCGCGATGCAGAGCGAGGCACTCGTCACGATCGCTGGCGTCTCGATCCCATCGTGGTTCGCGTTCGTCAACCCGTTCGCGTTCGTGCTGTTCCTGATCGCGAACCTCGCTGAGGTCGGGCGGAACCCCTTCGACACGCCCGAGGCACCCGGTGAGCTGGTGGCGGGGTACATGACCGAGTACTCGGGTGCGTACTTCGTCCTGCTGTACCTCGGCGAGTTCCTCCACATCTTCCTTGGCGGCGCGATCGTCGCGACGCTGTTCCTGGGCGGTCCTGCGGGGCCGGTGCTCCCGGGGATCGTCTGGATGCTGCTCAAGATCCTCGCAGTCTACCTGTTCACCCAGTGGGCACGGTCGGCGATCCCACGGGTGCGGATCGATCAGCTCATCGAGATCGGCTGGAAGGGGCTGCTCGTGATGAGTTTCGCCAACCTCGTGCTCACGGCGATCATCGTGGGATTCATCGCCTGA